The genomic region ATAATATGGCTGCCAGGGATTACAAGCTGGCTTTAGCCATAGCCGAAGCTGTGAAAGCTGTAAACCCGGATCTAATTTTACTGGCACTGGCTAATTCGGAGATGGTTAGAGCAGCTAAAGACATAGGCTTGAAAGTAGCTGAAGAAGTTTTTGCTGACCGGGCTTATAACCCCGATGGCACTTTAGTAGCCAGAGGTACGCCTGGAGCCATGATTCACGAAAAAGCCGTGGCTATTCCCAGGGTGGTTCGGATGGTCACGGAAGGCAAAGTCACAGCTATCAATGGCGAAGATATTGACATCAAAGCTGACAGCATTTGTGTTCACGGGGATAATCCGGAAGCCCTTGCTTTCGTGAAAGAAATTCGGACAGCACTGGAAGAAGCCGGTGTTTCCGTTGAACCCTTGGCTAATTTCATAATCTAATAAAGACAAGAAGGGGGAAAGTTTGATGGCAGATTTCGAAATCAAGACTAAAACAGGAACAGCAGGGAAGGCTAGTTTAGGGGCGCTCCTGGGGGCGGCCTTCCTGATGGCTACTTCAGCCATCGGACCTGGGTTTGTGACTCAGACGGCCGTTTTTACCCAGCAGTACATGGCTAATTTTGCTTTCATTATCTTAGCTTCAGTTATTCTGGATATTGGAGCCCAGATGAATGTTTGGCGCGTTATCGCTATATCGGGTATGCGCGGCCAGGATGTAGCCAATAAGGTACTGCCGGGTTTGGGTTATTTTGTTGCTTTCCTGGTGGCTTTAGGTGGGTTGGCTTTCAATATCGGTAATATTGCAGGTGCCGGTATGGGGATGAATGTAATGTTTGGCATTACTCCTGCTATGGGGGCCATTATTTCCGCAATGATCGCTATTTTTATCTTTTTATCCAAAGAAATGGGCAAGGCCATGGATGCATTTGCCAAGGTTTTAGGCGGTCTAATGATTCTTTTAACCTTATATGTAGCCATTATAACCAGGCCACCTGTAGGTGAAGCCTTGCTTCGTACTTTTGTTCCAACTGAAGTGCCTCTCTTACCCATTATCACCTTATTGGGTGGCACAGTGGGTGGATACATTACTTTTGCCGGTGGTCATCGCCTTATTGATGCAGGTATTACCGGTATTGAAAATTTGCGTGAAGTTACCAGGGGTTCTGTGACAGGTATCATTATTGCATCTGTCATGCGGGTGGTTCTTTTCCTTGCTGTTTTGGGGGTAGTTGCTGCAGGGCACAAGCTGGATCCGGCCAATCCGCCTGCATCAGCTTTCCAGTTAGCTGCAGGAAATATCGGCTATAAGCTGTTTGGTGTTGTTTTCTGGTCGGCAGCTATTACCTCTGTGGTGGGGGCAGCTTATACTTCCGTATCTTTCCTTCGCTCGCTGGCTAGCACCTTTGAGAATAATTACAAGTGGTGGATTATCGCCTTTATTGTAGCTTCTACGGTAATTTTTGTAACTATTGGTAAGCCAGTCAAGCTCTTGATTCTGGCCGGTGCTTTAAACGGTCTCATTCTTCCCATTACTTTGGGAACCATGCTCATCGCTTCCAAACGGAAAGATATTGTAGGGGAATACAAACAGCCTACCTGGTTGATGCTCTTCGGAATTCTTGTTGTTATTGTAGCTATATATGCAGGAGTTCTTTCTCTAAAAGGCATCACAGATTTATTTAAATAAAAGCTGAAAAGGGAGGCTTTGCCTCCCCTTCTTAATCACCATTAGCGGGGGTGATTTCATGTATGATAAGGCCAGGTTTCTTCCTGCTGGGGATAAAGGGGTGGTGGTAGAGTTTGGCAATTCTATCAGTAAGGAAATCAACAAAAAAATTCGTAGCTTGATGTTAGCTATAGAACAGGCTGAATTACCGGGCATAATGGAACTCATACCTACCTACCGCTCTTTACTGGTGCTTTATGAACCCTTGGCCTGGAAATATGGTGATTTAATCCTTCAACTTGAAAAAATCGAAGCCAATCTAGGTGCATTAAAACTTCCCGAGCCCCAGGTTATTTTATTGCCTGTGGTATATGGCGGGGAATATGGACCTGATTTAAACTTTGTCTCTGAACATGCGAAATTGACTCCGGAAGAGGTTATTAAAATTCACACGGGGACAGATTATTTAATTTATATGCTTGGATTTACTCCCGGATTTCCATACCTGGGTGGCATGGATGAACGCATAGCTACACCGCGGCTTCAGACACCTCGCACAAAAATTCCTGCTGGTTCTGTAGGTATCGCAGGAAGCCAAACAGGGGTTTATCCTATCGAAAGTCCAGGCGGCTGGCAAATAATTGGCCGTACTCCTGTCAAACTTTTCGACCCTGCCAGGGAAAAACCCGTTCTCTTACAAGCAGGAAATTATGTGCGTTTTTATCAAATAACTCCCGAAGAATACCAGGAAATAGCCCAACTGGTTGAGAAGGGCCAGTACATTGTTAAATCCGAGAATTATGGTGAGAAGGAGGTTTGACATGAGTTTTATCAGGGTTATAAAACCAGGCCTCCTGACAACGATACAGGACCGTGGACGGTTCGGTTATCAACAGTGGGGTATTCCTGTGGCCGGAGCCATGGATGAATACGCTTTGCGTATAGCCAATCTTTTGGTAGGTAATCCGGAAGGTGAGGCATGTTTGGAAATTACTCTCCTGGGACCCACCCTGGAATTCCAGGCTGAAGGCGTAATTGCCCTGACAGGGGCTGATCTGGGAGCCAGGTTAAATGGCCAGGATCTTCCTCTCTGGCAGGCTTTACAAGTCCAAAAAGGCGACAAACTGGAATTTACGGGTGTGAAGGCAGGATGTCGTGTCTATTTAGCGGTAGCCGGAGGGTTTGAAGTTCCGGTAGTGATGGGCAGTAAGTCTACATATGTACGTGGACAGATAGGCGGTTTTGCAGGGAGGAGTTTACGTAAGGGAGATGAAATTGGCATAAGGGTTCCTCGGGTAGATTTAAGGAGATTGATCAATCGAACGGTACCCAGGGAGTACCGGTATGAATTTACCAATCCCATCCTGGTACGGGTTGTGCTGGGTCCCCAGGATGATGCCTTTACCGAGGACGGAATTAGAACCTTTTTGGAAGGGCAATACCAGGTAACTAACGAAGCTGACCGTATGGGGTATCGCCTGGATGGTCCCAAAATCCAGCATAAGACAAGTCCGGATATTATCTCTGATGGTATTGTCATGGGTTCTATCCAGGTCCCCGGGCATGGTTTGCCTATTATTATGATGGCTGACCGACAAACTACCGGGGGTTACACGAAAATCGCCACCGTTATTACCGCAGATTTAAACAAAATAGCCCAGGCTAAGCCGGGAGATGCAATCAGGTTTCAGGCTGTTTCTATTGAGGAAGCCCATGAGATTTACCGGGCCTATGAAGAAAAAATTCGCAACGTCAAGGATAAATTTATTTTTGCTCAAAAAGAGCCCTTCACAAGTAAGAAAGGGTTAAAGAGAACTATGCGTATATGGGTAAATGGTACGGAATATATAGTCGAAATAGAAAGATTATGAGAGGAGGAGAAAAATGCTGGAATTATTTCATGCTAAACCTGAGGAGGTCAGGGGAGCCATCCGCAAAGGGGAAATAAACAGACCGACAGCGGGGATGTGTGCAGGGTACGCTCAAGCTAACCTTGCTGTTTTACCGAAAGATTTAGCCTTTGAATTTTTGCTCTTTTGTCAAAGAAATCCTAAACCCTGTCCGGTCCTGGATGTTACAGAGGTGGGCTCTTTTGAGCCTGTTTTAACAGCCCCGGGTGCTGATTTGCGCACGGATATACCCAAATACCGTATTTATAAGTATGGCCAACTAGTTGATGAGACTAGTGATATTTTAAATTATTGGCGAGAAGATCTTGTTGCTTTTCTTTTAGGTTGCAGTTTTACCTTTGAGAGTGGATTGCTTCAAGGGGGGATTCCGGTCCGTCATATTGAAGAAGGCAGGAATGTACCCATGTATATTACCAATATACCCTGCAAACCTGCAGGAAGGTTCAGTGGCCCCATGGTAGTAAGTATGCGTCCTATACCTTATCAACAGGTAGTAAAGGCAGTACAAATAACAAGTCGTTATCCAGCTGTTCATGGTGCACCTGTTCATATCGGAGACCCTGTTCTGATCGGAATAAAAGATTTAGATAAACCGGATTTTGGAGACCCTGTCACCATTAAACCAGGGGAAGTACCGGTATTCTGGGCTTGTGGTGTTACCCCACAAGCTGTGGCTATGCAGTCGAAACCACCTTTCATGATTACCCATGCTCCCGGGCACATGTTTATAACTGATGTGCTCAATGAGGACCTGACTGTATAGAGAGATGCCTCATAACAAGACACGTGAAACCATCACGTGTCTTGTTTTACTTTGAAGCGGGGTATTTGAGGGATGAAATCAGACAAAAATCCCCTATTAACCATTGCATTATTATGCAGAAATATTGTATAATTATAAACGAATTAGCTGGTGAGGGGGATTAGCAGTGAAAGGATATTTAGTCCTGGCCGATGGTACAGTCTACGAAGGCACCGCCTTTGGTGCCGTAGGGGAGGCTATCGGCGAGGTGGTTTTCAATACAGGCATGACGGGTTATCAGGAGATATTGACTGACCCGTCCTATTGCGGGCAGATAGTGACCATGACCTATCCATTGATCGGTAACTATGGCATCAATCAGGATGACTTCGAGGCCTCCCGCAGTTATGTCCGGGGGTTTATCGTGCGGGAAACCTGCACCTACCCCAGCAACTGGCGGGCTAAGGAGACGCTGGATGCCTATCTGTATCGCCATCGTATTATTGGTCTGGCAGGCATAGATACCAGGGCGCTGACCAAAAAATTGCGGCAGCATGGGGTGATGCAGGGGCTGATCACCACTTTGCCGGGGACAGTGGCAGAGATGGTGGCCAAAATCAAGCAGGCGCCGCCGGTGTTTGGGCCCCAGCTGGTGCAGACGGTGACTACACCCGAGCCTTATACCATCCCCGGGCCCGGCCCCAGGGTAGTGGTCATGGATTTTGGCGCCAAAGCCAATATTCTGCGCAGCCTGAATAAACTGGGGCTGGAACTGGTAGTGGTCCCGGCGCATGCCACGGCCGATGAAATTATGGCTTACCGGCCGGCCGGGTTGATGCTGTCCAACGGACCGGGGGATCCAACGGATGTGCCCCTGGCCATCAATACAGTGCGCCAACTCCTGGGCGAACTGCCCATTTTCGGGATTT from Carboxydocella sporoproducens DSM 16521 harbors:
- a CDS encoding putative hydro-lyase yields the protein MELFHAKPEEVRGAIRKGEINRPTAGMCAGYAQANLAVLPKDLAFEFLLFCQRNPKPCPVLDVTEVGSFEPVLTAPGADLRTDIPKYRIYKYGQLVDETSDILNYWREDLVAFLLGCSFTFESGLLQGGIPVRHIEEGRNVPMYITNIPCKPAGRFSGPMVVSMRPIPYQQVVKAVQITSRYPAVHGAPVHIGDPVLIGIKDLDKPDFGDPVTIKPGEVPVFWACGVTPQAVAMQSKPPFMITHAPGHMFITDVLNEDLTV
- a CDS encoding NRAMP family divalent metal transporter; the protein is MADFEIKTKTGTAGKASLGALLGAAFLMATSAIGPGFVTQTAVFTQQYMANFAFIILASVILDIGAQMNVWRVIAISGMRGQDVANKVLPGLGYFVAFLVALGGLAFNIGNIAGAGMGMNVMFGITPAMGAIISAMIAIFIFLSKEMGKAMDAFAKVLGGLMILLTLYVAIITRPPVGEALLRTFVPTEVPLLPIITLLGGTVGGYITFAGGHRLIDAGITGIENLREVTRGSVTGIIIASVMRVVLFLAVLGVVAAGHKLDPANPPASAFQLAAGNIGYKLFGVVFWSAAITSVVGAAYTSVSFLRSLASTFENNYKWWIIAFIVASTVIFVTIGKPVKLLILAGALNGLILPITLGTMLIASKRKDIVGEYKQPTWLMLFGILVVIVAIYAGVLSLKGITDLFK
- the carA gene encoding glutamine-hydrolyzing carbamoyl-phosphate synthase small subunit — translated: MKGYLVLADGTVYEGTAFGAVGEAIGEVVFNTGMTGYQEILTDPSYCGQIVTMTYPLIGNYGINQDDFEASRSYVRGFIVRETCTYPSNWRAKETLDAYLYRHRIIGLAGIDTRALTKKLRQHGVMQGLITTLPGTVAEMVAKIKQAPPVFGPQLVQTVTTPEPYTIPGPGPRVVVMDFGAKANILRSLNKLGLELVVVPAHATADEIMAYRPAGLMLSNGPGDPTDVPLAINTVRQLLGELPIFGICLGHQIIGLALGGSTYKLKFGHRGANHPVQDLHSGRVYITSQNHGFALAADSLQQLPVEITHLNLNDGTVEGLRHKELPVFSVQYHPEAAPGPEDNEYLFQQFLQLL
- a CDS encoding LamB/YcsF family protein → MKYRVDLNSDLGESFGVYKLGMDKELLEIITSANIACGMHAGDPRVMSATVKMAVQNGTAIGAHPGYPDLQGFGRRNLAMSPEEVKDYVIYQIGALEAFARTMGTTLQHVKVHGALYNMAARDYKLALAIAEAVKAVNPDLILLALANSEMVRAAKDIGLKVAEEVFADRAYNPDGTLVARGTPGAMIHEKAVAIPRVVRMVTEGKVTAINGEDIDIKADSICVHGDNPEALAFVKEIRTALEEAGVSVEPLANFII
- a CDS encoding biotin-dependent carboxyltransferase family protein; its protein translation is MSFIRVIKPGLLTTIQDRGRFGYQQWGIPVAGAMDEYALRIANLLVGNPEGEACLEITLLGPTLEFQAEGVIALTGADLGARLNGQDLPLWQALQVQKGDKLEFTGVKAGCRVYLAVAGGFEVPVVMGSKSTYVRGQIGGFAGRSLRKGDEIGIRVPRVDLRRLINRTVPREYRYEFTNPILVRVVLGPQDDAFTEDGIRTFLEGQYQVTNEADRMGYRLDGPKIQHKTSPDIISDGIVMGSIQVPGHGLPIIMMADRQTTGGYTKIATVITADLNKIAQAKPGDAIRFQAVSIEEAHEIYRAYEEKIRNVKDKFIFAQKEPFTSKKGLKRTMRIWVNGTEYIVEIERL
- the pxpB gene encoding 5-oxoprolinase subunit PxpB encodes the protein MYDKARFLPAGDKGVVVEFGNSISKEINKKIRSLMLAIEQAELPGIMELIPTYRSLLVLYEPLAWKYGDLILQLEKIEANLGALKLPEPQVILLPVVYGGEYGPDLNFVSEHAKLTPEEVIKIHTGTDYLIYMLGFTPGFPYLGGMDERIATPRLQTPRTKIPAGSVGIAGSQTGVYPIESPGGWQIIGRTPVKLFDPAREKPVLLQAGNYVRFYQITPEEYQEIAQLVEKGQYIVKSENYGEKEV